Below is a genomic region from Zea mays cultivar B73 chromosome 9, Zm-B73-REFERENCE-NAM-5.0, whole genome shotgun sequence.
AAACCTGTGTCAATGGTGATAGGTTTCAGGATAGCCTGAATGCAAGGATAGCCTTAATCCTGAAACATGTGTCAATGTAAAATCCTGAATCATGAAACCTATGTAAATAGCAGCAAAATGCAAAAGGCTTATCAGAATGTACTCTTAACTGGCAACCAATACTCCATGTACATGTTTCAGGATTTTATATTGATGCAAATTGCAAAAAGTGGATTATGTATTAATAGTTTCTCGATTTTGTTTATCACTGTCATATAGAAGattattttttctttttcattcAAACAAGGGAACCTTAAAAAACATTTGGTGGATCACAAATAACCACCACACCACTAATATAGTAACCTAACTCAAACTGATAGAGAATAAGACATCATGTGCTAAAACAAAATAGTCTGAGTCTCTAAGATTGTTCTCTATCACTAATAAGAACAGAATGAGGCTACACTACTTATTTTCCTTCAAATAAGTTATACAGGATGGAAAACAAATTATCAAGATACCTGAAGGCTTGGTCATATCCTTAGCACAAGATGTGTAACCATCAATAGAGGTCTTGAAGAAGACATAAGCTCTCTTCTTGTCCAGCCTAGTCATGCACATCTCAAGAGTAACAACAAGCTCCTTAGGGGTGCTCAGTGGTGGCATAGTAGACGTGCCACTTCTGCTTATGCTTTGCAGAATCACCAATCACATAAGCATTACCACCAAACCTGAGGCCATCGAAGAAGTGATTTAGGAAGGTAACCTCATCATCAAAGTTCTTGTGTGGGGAAGGTTGTGCATCAGGGAATATGAATGTCCCACGGGAGTATTTAGCTGCAACAAGTGGCAATGAGAGCTCTTTAGCAAGCTCAAGGATCCTCAGAATACCGAGCAGAAGCTTTGTAGTCCCACAGGTCTTGATCAGAATCTTGTATGGGTAGACAAACAGGCTTGACTCAGATAAGACATAAGAGTCAAAGTCCTCGTTTGATAGCTCAGAGACAACGGTGCACCGTGCATGGTCAGAAATAGAGTAAATCTAGGGACGCAAGAGTGCACACAATCCCCTTCCGTTGGGGTCAGCGAAGACAGGTGCCTCATAGAAGCTGATCTCGAGGCGCTTCTCATATCCCTCAAACCCAATTGCAGAGGCAGGGGTAGGAGCAGCAGCAACAACTTGCAGGACTGCGATTGTTTTAGAGCAAGATGACAGACAGCCAGTGGAGGAAGACAAGAAGTGGTTTCTTGGAATCGTTTTTGTCACTGGAAAGCAGCTAGACAGAGCAATTTTAGAATATATTACATGATGAAAATATTGCAGAACACCAAGATTTTTTATTAATACGATGCAAGCTACCAAAAGATATTACATGGTAGAAATATTAAGAATAATGTACATGTAATCGACTGAAAAGTGGACCTACACAATAATCATTAGAATGACATCTCAGTAAGCAATGAATCCAAGTGTTTGCACGACACTAAAAAGAGCACAACAAAAGCGAAGCTGTATCGTACCAGGTAGCTTGCATCATATTAATAAAGCTCGTTCATGATGGTTGACTTGCCTACACCGGGCAGCCCAATTACCCCAATCATCACGAAATAATTGTTCTCGGTCAGATACTGCAAAAACACGGAGAGGGTTAGTACGTTTTGAGGGAACAAAATTTATATGTACATATGTATGTATTTAAAAAACACCTGCCATAAATTTTATCACTATTTAAACCCCCATCTCCAACATAGAAGGCATGTGTTGCTCAATGAATCTCAATTCACATCACAGATGCATATATAGGCATGATCAGCAGAAGCCAAATATAACATCTTGCGTCATTATGCGAGAAGGAAGGCATATATGAAATGATTAAGAACTAACCTAACAAATTAGAAACATACCAACACTCATAGGAGTCTTTAAAAGAACTAAAAgcaacacatgaaagacatcgccAAGAAGTTTGGCGACTCTCCTGCCGAAGGCGTCGTTGGCCATATGCACAAAGCTTCTTATCTATTTGATTGAGGCAACAAAATATAGTAGACAGTCATGCTCTCTATCTCAAAGTGGAAAGTTAAGACATGTCACTGAAAAGGATATGATTATATGAATGGCAGGTATGGCTAATGAGATATTTTGTAGTTTTCAGGGTTAAGAAGACTGATTtaaatatgataaataattagtaGAGCGCCTACCCAATCTCTCATGTACATCAAGTGGCACAGAGCCATTCAAACTTGCATTCTCTCCATCTCAACAATACAAGCTAATCTATCATGGGTCTGTCAAGAACATATTGCCAGTTTAGCTCATAAAAGCATGAAAAAAGAACTTAAATTTATTTTCAGTGATAAAGTACCTGCTCTTTGACCTCCCAATCAAGGAATGCTGGATTCCTCACATTGTCAATGAGAACTTCAACCATTTCTGGTGTATAGCTCTTCAATGCATCATAGGTATAGCTCATTTGTTCACGGGAAGCTGATGCAGAGACATTTCCTCCAATTGCTTCTACCTCACGAACTAACCGTAAGTGGGTCCGATTCACTGTGCTCTTGAAGGCCATTCTCTCCAACAGATGTGATACTCCATAGTTACCCCTTCAGTATTAGGTCTATCTAGCTCAGGAGGATTCTTTGCAGTGCTGTACAGATACGTGAAAAATTCTTGGGAGGCTGCTTCTTGGTATCCCGCCACCTTCATCGCTAACCTGCGTTACAAGAAGAGCACCCACTCAATAATCAAACTTCAGCACCAATCTGTGCACAATTACTTCTAGTCTGCCACATGCATCAAGAGTGATATGAACTTCCATCAATAAATAGATGTAGCTAGAATGTTGCTGATAGGTTATGACAAGGACTACTACCTTGATAGTGACATCCACTTCTCCATCAGCAACTGTAATTCTAACTGGGGGAACATCTTTATCAGAGTTCATATACCGTTCTTGCACCGCACGGAGAGAGTTCTTCACCAATTCAAATAACATCAGGTGTAGGTGTAATGTGACGTATGTGCATTTGACAAAGCCAAAAGGTTAGCTAATGTTTCAGTTTTTTTATTTTCTTGTTTTTCTTATATCGAAGAGCAAGCCAATTAAAAGGACTGACATAATGAAGGCAATGAAAATGTACACAGACAAATTATGTGATCTATAAGATACATCCAAATTGAATTTGAAAAACATTTCACGACATCATGATGGCAACACAAAATGATACCATCGATAAAGATCCAAGTTTATGGAACTTACGGAAATGTAAAATTTGGATCGCCATAAATGTTAATATCAGGAGTTGATACATATTCCCTTAAACAGACAGAACATGCATCTTCACAAGCAGCTTGAGCCACCTGGATTGGGGATAATCTTGTATTGATGATGCCTATGACACCAGGCTCCGGTTTAGGGTCATGCAAAGCCACATGCTGCCCTGAAAATAATCAAGACCAAACAACTCAGGCCACACTATCTAATAGCAAAAAACACTCAACTTTCCTGCCAATCATTTGACTTAGGCCCCACAGATGGGACTATGAAGATGCAGTTTCAGTTTAAACCATATCATACTTTCCATGACCAAAAGTCCCAATATATAATTGAACAACATATAAATGAGGCCAAAAATCTGTCCTCAGGTTGACAGATTTACACTGAACTTTTGGATTACTGCTTTCAGGGGAAAAAGTAGTATATGTTAGTACAGTAGCTGTTAGGAAAACAAATAACAATTAAATATAAGAGAAATATTTAGCATAGCACGTCCAATAACTAAACTGGCCAAAACGAAGTTGACAGTAAGTTTTACCCTTCATAAATTAAGCTCTTGACAAAGCAGCTTGAAGGTTGCGAACCTATCAGCATGTGGATGCCAATCCTTGACATGTAGAACCGGTCAAGGAACTCGTGGATCTCATCGAACTCGAATGGAACCTTCCTTGATCGTCCCAGCTCCTTCTTCAGCTGCTGCACTCCCAAGGCCATGGTTGGAACCACATTGTTATGCCGCACCTTGACCATATTGATCATCTGTGTGAAAGCGAGCTCGTCGTTACGTCTCCTCACTTTAAGGTAGTATTATGATGGCATAATACTACCTTCCATCGAGATGATTTGCAGGTCACCGCCAAAATACCTAGTTTATAGTCGGCTGATCAGAATCTATCTCAATCTCTGTCAGTTATTTTTTAATAAAAATACAAACGAACTCTAATCATTATGATTATCAAGATACTAAATTCATATACCATAGAAAGAAATAAAACATAGTTTAGTTTTTGCATATAATTGTTGTTTTGTGTGCTTCTCCACCATTCGCGGGTACGTCCAGATTTTCCACTAACCCCACCagtaaaaaaaagaaaaacatgATTCACAATAGAAGGAAACCATTTAAAGCATGGCTGAGTGCTAGGCTTGAAGGGAACTACTATAATGACCTACCACTGCAGCTAGAAAAAACAAGTGAAATAGGGCAGTCATCTTAGGTTAACAAGTTTAGATTAACCAGACACACAATAACCTTAATTTTCTCTTATAAAATTGCTATATTAACTCAAGGAAAAAAGGGTACAAGCAAGACATAAAGATCAGGGGCTCACACAAACCATTCAAATGGATAAATCATCGGATACTAAAGGAATATGTACTGCCCACTTATGTACCAAAATTTGTAGGGCTTTGACACTGTCATGGTCAATACATTGTTATGGTCAATACATTTCTAGGTAGAAGGTACACCTGGAATAACGAAATTTACATAAAACAAATATTCATAGATTGATTTAGATTTGGCAAAAAAAAAGTTTTGTCGTTCCGTAAAAAACACTATGTTAAATGTACAATTTCTGCATGCCCATGTTTTTTCTCGTTTTGACGGTTCGTACGGTTACTGCAACACCTAATACTCGGATGATTATTCTGTCCAAGCCTAATTGTACGGTGAAAAAAAGGAAATCAGAAACACATCTATCAAACTGCTTAGCATGAGGAAAATCCTTCATATGTTAAAACCAGTATCtacacaaagcatgtccaaactaTGGACCTATGATACAATCTGGGCAGTAGCACAAGCTGCATAAAAGGTTGGACTTGCCAATGCCACATTTTGGAAACCAATATCCAAACAAAAAACAACAGACTTGGAAACCATGGAAACATCAAGTAATGGTCCAGAACTCTTGAAGGAAATATTGCAGAGTAAATTTATAGGTTTGAGTGGCAGGTTTGAGTGTTTGACCTTTCAGACAGGCAGAGCTGGTTGTTTCAGCATTTCAAATAATAAATATATTTGGGTCGCGATTCGATTGTATCTATTGGATTTTTGCCTTTCTTATCAATAGTTGGTGTGAGCTGTACATATGTAAGCAATTCGTAAAGGAGTGAAGATGTTTAGTGATTTATTTAAATTGCAACAAAAAGTTGGTAACAATGTATGATAATGACATTGATATAATATGAACATTAGAAGTTTAGGTAAAATGAAAGATATTGCATAGGGGTGGGAGGGGGAAACATCCCCATGGCCAACCTGCGGTGTGGACAGGAGAGGAATGGAGAATATATCCCATGGCAAACCCACACATATTAAAACACTAATGGTCTCTTAGTGCATAAAGCCATAAACTACTTGACATTTTCAGATTCTTAATGGAATATGCCCTACACTGTGCCAACTGACATGTATTGAAAAGAACTCAAGAGCATTCATCTCCTAAACCCTTTATGCACCGAATTTGTTCTAACAAATAGTATAATAACAGAAATGACAGATTTGCAGAAATATCATAGCATTGTTTGGATTATTGCAGACAGAGAATACTGCATTATTCCTATAATGTAACCATCTGCAAGTTTTATCACAACAAAAATAGCCGAACAGTACCTCAGTTCGTCCTGGCATGATAGGCTTCCCTGATAGCAACTCAGCAAGAATGCAACCGGCACTCCATAGATCAACAGCAGCACCATAGTCCAGGAGCCAAGAAAATATAAATGTCTATAAATTTGTTGTTTATTGAATAATACTCCCTCTGTTCCTTCCACGAAAAATTAAATCTGCATGCAGGTGAGCATGCGAGCATGAGTACTGAGTATGATACATCATCAATTGCACGGAGCAGAAAAAACAAGGATTAACGCAGCGTTAATCTCATCCTTGTCTGTGCACTAAGGCAAATATGATATCTAAATAAAAACGGAGAGAGATGTCAAAAATCCATAGATATCTAAACTGACCACTATAATTCCTGACCCAAGCTCAAGCATATAAATTAGGTTTCCTTCCATTGCAAACTACATGTCATAGTGTACAACTTTATTCATCCTTGTTCGCTTACTGTTCCGGTCTGGTTTTATGTGCAAGTTAGTAATTGTTAGTTGGAAAAAATTGATGATAGATGATGGATAGCTATAAGAAATAATATTTTATTGTTGTAGTAGAATATAAAGGATTTAGAGAGAACTGGTGCATAAGACAAAAAACGTAGGGATGAAATTTTGGCTATGTGAGGTAAAAATGGAATATAGAAGAATAAATTTTGAGAGAATCGTCCCGGACAGTCTAGACCCAACAGATCTGGCACCGGATGAAATAAGCCCTCACATGCACTGCACATGCTACATGACCTGTGAACTGAAGTGTTGCAGTTGCAGGACCGGGAAAGTCAAATGAACGCCCTGCAGCGCGATGCTTGCTTGCTTGTGGTTCACTCCTACACTGGGGATTATTATTCTTCAATGCCAAGAGCCAAGACTGCTATTGTTGTCTGATCTACACCTCTCGCCTCCCTGAATTCGTTAGTATATCTGAATCTGGCTAGACGCGTCGGAAATGCGGGGGAAATGAACTTCACTGCGGCTTGCTTCTAAAAGTGAGTACGTACGACATTATGGAAATGTAGGATTCACAGAGCAAGAAGAACGTTTCTGCATGGCTCCTAATATTTGCAGGGTGAGAGAGATGAAGGGCGAGGAGAAAAAACTGCGCACCTGTTCATCAGTGATCCTCTCGGACGCCGAGGTCTTGGTCTCCCCGGGGCTCTTGTCCGTCGACTTGCGCCGCCACAGCCAGCTCCGACGGTCCATCCCCTACGCGACACAATGCCGATGCTTCCGTACGCTATCTACTTTCGTCCCCTCCACCGCCAGCGAGCGCCGGAAGAGTACAAGTTGACGGTCTTCACTGAAACCAAAATAGACCCCCAAAAAAGTGTTGAGTCACACATATCCAGCAGTTAGTATCCACGCGATCCGAAGCAGGACCTTCAAGAACACGAACTAATCCAAGAAGACGCCTTAATTTTAACAATTTTATCTTCAAATGTAAACGTCCAATTCAATCGCAGACCACTCCTCATGTTCGTGCGCGCGCCCTCCTTCGCACAAACTGTACCCGTCGATCGAAACCGAGAGAAGGAGCAGAACTCAAATCGAATGAACAGAGCAGAGTCGACGAGAAGAGAAACCGAAGGGAGCGCCGAGTAGAAGTCCTCCGTCTCCATGGGACGGGAAGGGAAGTTCTCCTCAGTCCTCACCTCCACCTCGGCCGCGCGACCCGCGATGGACGACGACGGAGGCAGCCAACACCCACGCGGAGGAGGCAATGATGGATGGCCCGCCCAGCCGCGGCCGCCCAACAGGACCCGCGCCTTCTGTTCCGTCCGTCACTGCCTCCCGGCTCCTACTACTCGGCGCGGCACAGCCCCAGCCCCAACCCCTGTGCAAGGGGCATGTCTCCCACTGCGGTTGCTCTATGTCCACCGGATCTGGATCCCGCGGGAGCGAGTGGCGCGGCGGTGGCGATGACGTTGGGGGAGGGGCGGTGGAGGCAAAGGGAGGATGGGAGGCGGAGAGAGGTCGCGTCGGCGGTGGAGGCAGGGGGCGGGCAACGCGACAGAGAGTGCGGGGGGAGGTTAGGGATTGGGTGGTCACGCGGTGGAGAAGGATGGAGTGTGGGAGATGCAGACACACGATGCGATATGGACGGTCCAGATCCATGgatggcagaacggcagaacgagGGAGGCAGACTACTCTTGCTCTCTTAATATGTAGTACAGATATCACGGATGCGGTTACGGAAAAAAGTCATTCACTCCTCGCGTCCCTAAAATATGGGCAACATCTCTTCTCCCACGCTTTCACGAGGTGTTGGGACTGGACACTGACACTCCCTTCCCATTCGCACTGCATCTTCTCTACATCCGTGCTCGCGACGGGCTAGTGATGGTATTAGAGCATCTCTAAGAGCTCTCCATAAAACGACTCATTAAAATCAGTTTTAAGGGACATCTAAATAATAAGCGGGGGTAGATTTTAATCCTTTCTCCAACAGATTCCTTAAAGCGACAGATTGTTTCTGGGGAGTCCAAAAACcccctcatttgtagctacaaatgagggaGTTTTAAGGGCTATGAAAAAGTTGGGAGCGTTTTAGGGGAACTGTTGGAGACATGTTTTTGTGTTTTTCCCAAAAAAATAGATTTAGGGTAGACTTCTGGGGAgcttttggagatgctcttaagCATAGTCACTAAAACGATTCTCCAAACACAATAGATAAATAAGAGATTTTATTATATAATAAAGTGTTTATAAATATAGTCTATTAATATATATAAAAATAAATGTACTTGTACAATATTAGATCGACAAAACATACCACAAATTTGGACAATGAAAAGTGATACATCTGTTACTGCTTGAATTACGAGCTAGACGTATCTCTTCGTAGCTTCACGTAGACGGCTCTATAATTTTTTTTTGTAAATGTCACATTTAAACAACTCAAAAGACTATATATTAAACATTACAGGACATGCCCTTAGCTGAGAAGTGAGTGACACTCTCTCTGCATTCGCGCTCGCGGCCGCAGCTCGGTGACGGGTGACGGCGGCAGGCACCGGGAGAGATTAGACCAGTCTAACTCCAGCACTCCTGGATAAGAATATGCAAGTTGTTGATCGCAGGAGCTAGCCAACGCTAACAGTCCGACGACTGTATTCTTTTCCCCCGTCGCTGCTTAGTGGCGACAAATGCTTAACAGCGGCAGCGTACCAACCATATCAAAAGCTTGTACTGGAGACATCACGGAGATCAGCACGTTAGCTCAGGGTGGGCCCCCGTATGCACCCACTCTTGCACGGTTGCACCGCACTGGCGCACACACTCCTGGACCGCGGACTGCTGGACTCAGAAAATTAGGGAATGCATAGCTTGAGCAGAGCTCAACGGCGTCATCTTGGCGCAGGCGCCGTGCTGCTACAGTTTTAATGTCCTGCTATAACCTGAGTTCTAACAGTGCTCAGCcggcgtcatcttggcgctacACACACCAAAGCCATTCCCCGTAGGCTTTGGTGGCATGGTCAACTTCATTATCAGTGACAGATACGCGCGACGACAGGAAGATGGCCCAGACATGACGTTGGCAAGCATCTGCCACGGCCTTTTCTAGATTTACCCAATCCCCAGGAGTCCAGGACTTGTCCAAAAACCAATTATACACGTAACATAATAATGCCAAGCAGACCAATCGAAGTGAAGATCTGCCGGGACGCTGGCTGATCCCTATCTCATATTCTCTCAATCAAAGCAGTAAACTAGCAGCAGTAATAAAAAGGTTTACATGATCCTCTTCCTCCGTTGAAGTTAGTGATGGGAATATGAGCCAGACATGAAAAAATATAGGCCATACAAGCACCCAGGTCTTCAATTCTATCTCGTCGGGCCCAAGCACGGCTCACATAGATGGGTTGGACTTGAACTAACACGGTCCAATAAAGATAAAGCCCAATGAAGACCATGttgtttaatttctttaatttattaaattatttattttatattattGTGATATTTAGACTTTATATGGTCAAATAatactaagggtgtgtttggtttgacttttggctttggcttttgccccccctaaaagccaaaagccaaccaaagggctggatccaggaagcagctttttctaaaagccgactttctcgtagtgcaaatctgaaagcacccctggacctgcttttagtggcttttcggatataactatgaaaacatatatcgaagaatttttaacgacttttagtggttttcaccgaacggtttttagcttttcaacagcttccagcctacagcagctttttccacagctcacagcccacaacaacttttttcacagccacagctcaaccaaacagaccctaacattgtttaatatctttaatttagtaagctataaATTTTACATGGTTGTAATATTTTAATTTTATATGATCAAATATGTAGGTCAGGTTTGGACCGGTACAACAAATGCATGATATAATTTAGGACCGAGCTGGATCTTTTATACTTCAGACTAGCACGGTATATAAAAAAATTTAGACTCTCCTAACCCTAATCTGTTTAACACGAATCACGATGAGGGCGGTCCGGCTGAATTCCCAGCACTAGTTGCAGTTGCGGATGGGACAGGGCGAAGGCGAAGGCGGAACGAGCTCGTGCGCCGCCTCGACTACTCGCCACGTGTCCCGAGCAGGCCCACTTATCTGTCCTTGGGTTGGGTGGAGGTGCAGGAGACGAAGGCAAGATGCGGAGTAGCAGTGCAACACTGCAACTGCTCATAAAAAGCGAAAAGAAATCGGGTACCACTACCTACCAGAACAAGTTGTACTACAGTCATGGCGCGCATAGGCACAGCAAACGGCGCGAGTCGCGCCATTTCTTGATTCTCGGTCTCGGCAGGGGTAAATCGAGGCGGTAAAAACAGGCCTGGCCGGCCCGGCTGCTAGTACCGGGCGAGCGCGCGGCGGAGCACCTGGGCGAGGAGGCCGGGGGCGCTGAGGTGCGGGAGGTGGCCCTCGGTCTGGAGGAACTCGACGGCGGTGCGGCCGCCGAGGTGGGCCTTGAGGTAGGCGGCGACGGAGGCCGGGACGGAGACGTCGCGGGTGGTCTGCACCACCACGCAGGGGGCGCGCACCATGCCCAGCACGCCGCGGAGGTCCGTGTTGAACACGGTGCGGCAGACGTGGAGCGAGATGTCCGGCCGCATGTTGAAGAGCGTGCGGCTGAACTCCTGCACCGCCGCGGGCACGTCCGCGCCAACCGCCAGCGGGGCGTACCCGGTCGCCCACGCCGAGTAGTTGGCCGCCATCGCGTCGAACACCTGCTGGATCTCCGGCAGCTCGAACCCGCCGTGGTAGTCGTGGTCGTTCAGGAACCTGCAGTGCAGTGCCCGGGCCGGAATTCATCAAATTAAACTCTCCAGAGGCTGGGCCGGTTGGTGAGAGTGAGACCGAACCGAACGAATCCGATCACGCCATGTTACCTGGGCGACGCGCCGATGAGGACGAGCTTGGCGAAGAGCTCGGGGCGgcggatggaggcgaggatgccgATCATGGCGGACACGGAGTGCCCGACGAAGGCGCAGCGCGAGACGCGGAGCGCGTCGAGGATGGCGAGCAGGTCGTCGACGTACGAGTCCAGCGTGTCGTAGCGGCGGAAGTCGAAGTGCTCCGGGTTGACGCTGCCGGCGCAGACGAGGTCGTAGAGCACCACGCGGTGGTCGCGGGTGAGGTAGGGGAGCACGCGGCTCCACGCCGACTGGTCCGTGCCGAACCCGTGGGACAGCACCACCACGCGGTCGCCGCTGCCCACCACCCGCACGTTGAGGATCTGCAGCAGCTTGGCGCCGCTCGGGGCGCCGCCCCCGACCATCGTGGCGTCGGAGCTGCCGCTGCTGGGGCTGGGTGGGTGCGTGGACCGAAGCATGAGACCTGGGCGGATTGGCGACTACTGGCACTGGGAAGCACCGAAGCAGAGGCGTCTGGGTCGCTCGCTCCTGTATAGGAGCTGGAGCAGAGGCCTCGCTTCCTCTTCTCTTCTCACTCTGCTTTATTCCTCCATTTCTTTCCTCCTCCTAGTCCTGGGTAAGGTTTGGTGCGGGAGGGAGTTGCAGATTGGATGAAGAGAAGTTTTTGGTCGTGCCAGCAAAGGAGATGGAGCCTTTGTTTGGATGCCCAATTATCCAGACCACAGCAGCAATAATTCTCCTCGCAAGTGCTGGTTTTATATGCACTTCTTTTCTTCTGGCTTTTCCGTGTTTTCACAAGGAGCCGGCTCTGTATGTTGCCGTGGCCTAGAAGAGACCAGGCAGGGAGTACCTGCCGAGACAAGTGGAGTGCTCCCTACGCAAAAAGTGTAGCAACCGGTCTACTATAAACAACAACGCCTCGTGTCGTGCCGATCGAACTGAGATTGTGTATTACACGAGTATGAACAGACGGGGGCTCTTGGGTGGGTCTGGGCAGGGCATCTCCGGACTCCCA
It encodes:
- the LOC103639460 gene encoding strigolactone esterase D14, with the translated sequence MLRSTHPPSPSSGSSDATMVGGGAPSGAKLLQILNVRVVGSGDRVVVLSHGFGTDQSAWSRVLPYLTRDHRVVLYDLVCAGSVNPEHFDFRRYDTLDSYVDDLLAILDALRVSRCAFVGHSVSAMIGILASIRRPELFAKLVLIGASPRFLNDHDYHGGFELPEIQQVFDAMAANYSAWATGYAPLAVGADVPAAVQEFSRTLFNMRPDISLHVCRTVFNTDLRGVLGMVRAPCVVVQTTRDVSVPASVAAYLKAHLGGRTAVEFLQTEGHLPHLSAPGLLAQVLRRALARY